The DNA sequence AATCATCTTCACTATATTTAACTTCATTATCAGGTGCAAGAATTCTTCTTTCATTAATAAGCTTTGTAAGCCTATCAATAAATCTTGTAACGGATTCTTTATCAGCCGTTTCCAAAAATTCATTTCCTTTTTCTTGCTCTTCGGTTGAAAAAATATCATTACTTAAAAGCTGTAAAGCCTTTTCTATTTGTTTTTTAGTAGGAATACTCACTTTAGACTTTTTCGGTTCTATCACTTCAAGAGGCTTATTTTCTGTTGAACTACTTTCAATAGGTGTTTGAATTTTAGAAATTAGCCAATTTTCAATCTGCTTACCTGTATCTTGAGAAATTACAAAATATTTTCCATCAAAAAGACCTGTTCTGTCTTTACTAACACTTGCAATATGATTTTCTGTTGAAAGATCAAAAACAGTCGTAAATTCATATTCTAAACCATCTCTTTGAACAGGGGCTAAACCAATTTTAACTGGTTTAGTTTTTCCGCCATCGTCTTTTTGAATCTCATAAGCGGTCTTAGTTCTAAGAGTTGAAATTACATGACAGTTAGCTTGTAGTATTGCTTCAATTAAAGCATAATGATGAGGTGTAACATCCTTCCAAGCGGTATAAGAATTTTTAATAGATTTTGAAATTTTATCATGAATATCAAGCAAACCTCCTTCTCCTGCCCAAGCGTGACTTAAAGAGTCGATAATAATAATATCATAGCTTAATTCTTGAGCTTTCTTAATGGACTCTATATATTTTTTTGGCTCAAAAGGTGGAGTAATAACACATATATCAAAATTGAAAATATCCCCATAAAGAGCGGCTGAACCATGCTCGGTATCTATTAAAACGATACGAGCATTATCTTTTAAACTTTGAGCAAGAATTAAAGCGGAATAAGTTTTACCGCTTCCAGCTGGTCCCGTGATTGCCAATTTTATTTTACTCATTTGTTTCGTTGCTTTTACAAATTGCATATTGATACCTCTTATTGATTTCTAATAAATTTTAGTTTAAGGTATCCTTTATCTGTGGAGGATACCTTATTGTTGGGTTAATATGGAAAATCTTCTTCTATTTCAAACGCTCTGACTGCAATCGGAGCGTTTGAAACCTCTTTTTTTTCTTCTTTCTTTAAAACTGGATACGTTGAAAAACCCTTAACTTTTGCTATTCCCTTTATTTCTTCTAATTTCTTTCTATTTTTCAATTGAAGTTCTAAGGCACTAACTTCTTTTGAATATGAAAATGTCTGTTTAGTCTGCACTGTAAAATAAAATTCACCAACTTTGACATATCCATTTTGTTGCTCAACTAAAACTGCTACATTCAATTTAATTTCATTCATTTTTTTTTCTAATTGCTTAATTTGACTATGAATATTTATATAATCTTCTAAAATTTGCATGTTTCCTCCAAATCATTACTGTAAACAATATGAGAAACGAAAAAATTAAAATTACAAGCTTCCTCTTTTAAGCCTTCAATAGCTTTATTAAGGGTATCGAGTAATGAAATTAATGTCTTTGAATATGATTCTTTCCCATTACTCGCTTTAATGCTTTCAATCGCAAGCACTAAAGTATTAACATCATTAATTACACCAGCTACTTGATTTAATACTATCATAATAATTTACTCCTTTTAGTTTATATTGTTATTTTTTAAGCAGTTTTAAGACTTGCTAAGGTCCAAAAATCTAATCGTTATAAGTTACACCTAAAATATAATCAGATGCTTTTTGAGCTTTAGCCGCTGATTGAACTAATAATTTTGAATCCTGCTTTATGGCTTTAAGCCAATTTTGGATATAAGCGGCGCTGTTCTCAATTTCATCTTGATTTATTTTAGCGATACCACAAAGAAAAGCGTTTCCCATTTCCGCTATTAATTCTTCTTTTCCGTAATCAACGCTGCCAAAATAATGATCCTTAATTTCAGAATGACGATTTAAGCGGGTTTCATGTCCCGTGCTATGGACTAATTCATGGAACAAAGTTGAATAATAAAAAGAATCTGCTTTAAATTGCTCTTTAGTAGGCATTACAACAATATCTTTTACAGGGTTATAATGAGCTGAATCGCCTAAAACATGATTAATGGTAGGCTTGTTTTTATAA is a window from the Desulfobacterales bacterium genome containing:
- a CDS encoding AAA family ATPase, which encodes MQFVKATKQMSKIKLAITGPAGSGKTYSALILAQSLKDNARIVLIDTEHGSAALYGDIFNFDICVITPPFEPKKYIESIKKAQELSYDIIIIDSLSHAWAGEGGLLDIHDKISKSIKNSYTAWKDVTPHHYALIEAILQANCHVISTLRTKTAYEIQKDDGGKTKPVKIGLAPVQRDGLEYEFTTVFDLSTENHIASVSKDRTGLFDGKYFVISQDTGKQIENWLISKIQTPIESSSTENKPLEVIEPKKSKVSIPTKKQIEKALQLLSNDIFSTEEQEKGNEFLETADKESVTRFIDRLTKLINERRILAPDNEVKYSEDDFYYPDVEEMEEAILN